A region of Trueperaceae bacterium DNA encodes the following proteins:
- the fabF gene encoding beta-ketoacyl-ACP synthase II, translating to MKRVVVTGLGPVTPIGVGASAFLEAQHAAANGIGPVSHFDPSELSVRIAGEVDVDVLAYLDKKAAKRLDRFVELALIGSDLALADAGLDAEAVAGERTGTSIGTGIGGLDTWENESRVRFERNPMRVTPFFIPMLIANMASGHVAMRHGATGPSTSVVTACATGSGSIGDAYRIVQRGEADRMIAGGTEAPVTPMGIAGFAVMKALSTRNDAPEAASRPFAADRDGFVIGEGAGIVVLEELEHAKARGARIYAEVVGYATSADAHHITAPAPGGEGAARCLTWALRDAALDPSDVGYLNAHGTSTPANDLNETLAIKTVFGERGDAPPVSSTKSMTGHTLGAAGGIEAIAAVQALHSGVLPPTRNLDVPDPDLDLDYVPHEAREVDVDVAISQNFAFGGQNAALVFRRYA from the coding sequence GTGAAACGAGTGGTGGTCACCGGCCTCGGGCCCGTCACCCCGATCGGGGTGGGCGCGAGCGCGTTCCTGGAGGCGCAACACGCCGCGGCGAACGGCATCGGTCCCGTGTCGCACTTCGACCCGTCGGAGTTGTCGGTCCGCATCGCCGGGGAGGTCGACGTCGACGTCCTCGCGTACCTCGACAAGAAGGCCGCGAAGCGGCTCGACCGCTTCGTGGAACTGGCGTTGATCGGGTCCGACCTGGCGCTCGCCGACGCCGGACTGGACGCCGAGGCGGTCGCGGGGGAGCGCACCGGCACCTCCATCGGCACCGGCATCGGTGGGTTGGACACGTGGGAGAACGAATCGCGCGTGCGGTTCGAGCGGAACCCGATGCGGGTCACGCCGTTCTTCATCCCCATGCTGATCGCCAACATGGCGTCGGGCCACGTCGCCATGCGGCACGGAGCGACCGGCCCCTCGACGTCGGTCGTCACCGCCTGCGCAACGGGCTCCGGCTCGATCGGGGACGCCTACCGCATCGTGCAGCGCGGCGAGGCGGACCGGATGATCGCGGGCGGCACCGAAGCGCCGGTCACCCCCATGGGGATCGCCGGCTTCGCGGTGATGAAGGCGCTCTCGACCCGCAACGACGCGCCGGAGGCCGCCAGCCGCCCCTTCGCCGCCGACCGCGACGGCTTCGTGATCGGCGAGGGCGCCGGGATCGTCGTCCTGGAGGAACTCGAGCACGCCAAGGCCCGCGGGGCGCGCATCTACGCCGAGGTCGTCGGGTACGCCACGAGCGCCGACGCGCACCACATCACCGCCCCCGCCCCCGGCGGCGAGGGCGCCGCGCGGTGCCTCACGTGGGCGTTGCGGGACGCGGCGCTCGACCCGAGCGACGTCGGGTACCTCAACGCGCACGGGACGAGCACGCCCGCGAACGACCTCAACGAGACCCTCGCGATCAAGACGGTGTTCGGCGAGCGCGGCGACGCGCCCCCCGTCAGCAGCACGAAGTCGATGACCGGGCACACGCTCGGGGCGGCCGGCGGCATCGAGGCGATCGCCGCGGTGCAGGCGCTGCATTCCGGCGTCCTGCCGCCGACGCGGAACCTCGACGTGCCCGACCCCGACCTCGACCTCGATTACGTCCCGCACGAGGCGCGCGAGGTGGACGTCGACGTGGCGATCAGTCAGAACTTCGCCTTCGGCGGGCAGAACGCCGCGCTGGTCTTCCGGCGCTACGCCTGA